The following proteins come from a genomic window of Ailuropoda melanoleuca isolate Jingjing chromosome 2, ASM200744v2, whole genome shotgun sequence:
- the GJA5 gene encoding gap junction alpha-5 protein — protein MGDWSFLGEFLEEVHKHSTVIGKVWLTVLFIFRMLVLGTAAESSWGDEQADFQCDTMQPGCGNVCYDQAFPISHIRYWVLQIIFVSTPSLVYMGHAMHTVRMQEKRKLREAERAKEVQGTGSYEYPVAEKAELSCWEEVNGRIVLQGTLLNTYVCSILIRTTMEVAFIVGQYLLYGIFLDTLHVCRRSPCPHPVNCYVSRPTEKNVFIVFMLAVAALSLFLSLAELYHLGWKKIRQRFVKSRQGMVECQLPGPSAGIVQNCTPPPDFNQCLENGPDGKFFNPFSNKMASQQNTDNLATEQVQGQEPIPGEGFIHIRYAQKPEVPNGASPGHRLPHGYQSDKRRLSKASSKARSDDLSV, from the coding sequence ATGGGTGACTGGAGCTTCCTGGGAGAGTTCCTGGAGGAAGTACACAAGCACTCTACAGTGATCGGCAAGGTCTGGCTCACCGTCCTCTTCATATTCCGCATGTTGGTGCTGGGCACGGCTGCCGAGTCATCCTGGGGGGATGAGCAGGCAGATTTCCAGTGTGATACCATGCAGCCTGGCTGCGGGAACGTCTGCTATGACCAAGCCTTCCCCATCTCGCACATCCGCTACTGGGTGCTGCAGATCATCTTCGTGTCCACACCATCACTGGTATACATGGGCCATGCCATGCACACGGTGCGCATGCAGGAGAAGCGGAAGCTGCGGGAGGCTGAGAGGGCCAAAGAGGTCCAGGGCACTGGCTCTTATGAGTACCCAGTGGCTGAGAAGGCAGAGCTGTCCTGCTGGGAAGAAGTGAATGGGAGGATTGTCCTCCAGGGCACTCTGCTCAACACCTATGTCTGCAGCATCCTGATCCGCACTACCATGGAAGTGGCCTTCATTGTGGGCCAGTACCTCCTCTACGGGATCTTCCTGGACACCCTGCATGTCTGCCGCAGgagtccctgcccccaccccgtcAACTGTTATGTATCCCGGCCCACAGAGAAGAATGTCTTCATCGTCTTTATGCTGGCTGTGGCTGCActgtccctcttcctcagcctggCTGAGCTCTACCACCTGGGCTGGAAGAAGATCAGACAGCGCTTTGTCAAGTCTAGGCAGGGCATGGTTGAGTGTCAGCTTCCTGGCCCCTCTGCTGGCATAGTCCAGAATTGTACACCACCCCCTGACTTCAATCAGTGCCTGGAGAATGGCCCTGACGGGAAATTCTTCAATCCCTTCAGTAACAAGATGGCTTCCCAGCAGAACACTGACAACCTGGCCACTGAGCAAGTACAAGGTCAGGAGCCAATTCCTGGGGAGGGTTTCATTCACATCCGTTATGCCCAGAAGCCTGAGGTACCCAATGGAGCCTCCCCAGGTCACCGCCTTCCCCATGGCTATCAGAGCGACAAGCGCCGTCTCAGCAAGGCCAGCAGCAAGGCCAGGTCAGATGACCTATCAGTGTGA